The following proteins are co-located in the Microcystis wesenbergii NRERC-220 genome:
- a CDS encoding NAD(P)/FAD-dependent oxidoreductase encodes MTKIVIIGAGIVGATIAYELSAIEGLEITLIDEKKPGQGATGAALGILMGIISHKTKGRAWKLRQESLKRYETLLPELESLTGLTIPCNRDGIVLLRSSAEDEENWRKLAQIRQEQGYCLEIWDKETLKQKCPQVAGEHLQGAIYSPRDRQINPVLLTEALVAAAARRGVKCQFGLKVENFGKTGLQGSNLRQCTQVYSSNGIEETDFLVLCAGIGATALTETLTHPVDIRPVLGQALQIKLTQPLESSDFKPILTGNDLHILPLAGSEYWIGATVEFMDEKGEIIADTALLEQVYQQAITFCPSLAAGAIVRTWSGKRPRPEKKSAPIIEYLPGYDNVILATGHYRNGVLLAPATAKMVREMLSGKLGFAEKVC; translated from the coding sequence ATGACTAAAATTGTCATCATCGGTGCGGGGATAGTGGGGGCCACCATTGCCTACGAATTAAGCGCCATCGAAGGATTAGAAATTACCCTCATCGATGAAAAAAAACCGGGACAAGGAGCAACCGGGGCAGCTTTAGGGATTTTAATGGGTATTATCAGCCATAAAACTAAAGGTAGAGCCTGGAAACTGCGGCAAGAAAGTTTAAAACGTTACGAAACCCTCCTTCCTGAGCTAGAATCCCTCACCGGACTGACTATTCCCTGTAACCGTGATGGTATTGTCCTACTGAGATCGAGTGCCGAAGACGAAGAAAATTGGCGCAAGTTAGCCCAAATCCGCCAAGAACAGGGATATTGTCTAGAAATCTGGGATAAAGAGACTTTGAAGCAAAAATGTCCCCAGGTGGCCGGGGAGCATCTCCAGGGTGCTATCTATTCTCCCAGGGATCGTCAAATTAACCCGGTCCTGCTGACGGAGGCTCTCGTCGCTGCTGCGGCAAGAAGGGGGGTAAAATGTCAATTTGGGTTAAAAGTGGAAAATTTCGGCAAGACAGGGCTTCAAGGCTCTAATTTGAGGCAATGCACCCAGGTTTATAGTTCCAATGGTATAGAGGAAACTGACTTTTTGGTTCTTTGTGCGGGAATCGGTGCCACTGCTTTAACCGAAACTCTTACCCATCCAGTGGATATCCGACCGGTTTTAGGGCAAGCTTTACAGATAAAATTGACGCAACCCCTAGAAAGTTCCGATTTTAAGCCGATTTTAACAGGAAATGACCTGCATATTCTGCCTTTGGCTGGATCGGAATACTGGATTGGGGCAACGGTGGAATTTATGGACGAAAAGGGCGAAATTATCGCCGATACTGCCCTATTAGAGCAAGTGTATCAACAGGCGATCACTTTTTGTCCCTCTTTGGCTGCAGGTGCGATCGTGCGTACTTGGTCCGGTAAGCGACCGCGACCGGAGAAAAAATCCGCTCCCATCATCGAATATTTGCCCGGATACGATAACGTTATTCTGGCCACGGGACACTACCGTAACGGGGTTTTATTGGCCCCTGCTACCGCTAAAATGGTCAGGGAAATGTTAAGTGGTAAGTTAGGTTTTGCTGAAAAAGTTTGTTGA
- a CDS encoding RNA recognition motif domain-containing protein, translated as MSIYVGNLPFEVDQEDVVEVFTEYGKIKRVHLPMDRETKRKRGFAFVEMETPEQESAAIAALDGAQWMGRELKVNQAREKEPRSSFGAGGDRNRERRY; from the coding sequence ATGTCAATTTATGTTGGTAATCTCCCCTTCGAGGTTGACCAAGAAGACGTAGTGGAGGTTTTTACCGAATATGGTAAAATCAAGCGCGTTCACCTCCCCATGGATCGGGAAACGAAAAGAAAACGCGGGTTCGCTTTCGTGGAAATGGAAACCCCAGAGCAAGAATCGGCCGCTATTGCCGCTCTTGACGGCGCTCAATGGATGGGACGAGAATTAAAAGTCAATCAAGCTCGTGAAAAAGAACCCAGATCTTCCTTCGGTGCTGGCGGCGATCGCAATCGGGAGCGTCGCTACTAA
- the ribH gene encoding 6,7-dimethyl-8-ribityllumazine synthase, translating into MTVFEGNFTEDISSWRFAIVIGRFNDLVTDKLLSGCQDCLKRHGVDINPDGTQVDYIWVPGSFEVPMVARQVALSHRYDAVICLGAIIRGQTPHFDYVAAEAAKGIAAAAFQTGVPVVFGILTTDTLQQALERAGIKSNLGWNYGLSALEMASLMRQLRPRDEDKPLGLLQNNPQQALIEG; encoded by the coding sequence ATGACTGTTTTTGAGGGAAATTTTACCGAGGATATATCCTCTTGGCGCTTTGCGATCGTGATTGGTCGTTTTAATGATCTCGTCACTGATAAACTGTTATCAGGCTGTCAAGACTGTCTCAAGCGTCACGGGGTTGATATTAATCCCGATGGCACTCAAGTGGATTATATCTGGGTACCGGGTAGCTTTGAAGTGCCAATGGTAGCCCGTCAAGTCGCCCTTTCCCACCGTTACGATGCCGTTATTTGTCTAGGGGCAATTATTCGCGGCCAAACGCCCCATTTTGATTACGTTGCCGCCGAGGCCGCTAAGGGTATCGCTGCGGCCGCTTTTCAGACAGGTGTTCCCGTTGTCTTCGGTATTCTCACCACTGATACCCTACAACAGGCCCTCGAACGGGCCGGTATTAAAAGTAATTTGGGCTGGAATTATGGCCTATCTGCCCTAGAAATGGCTAGTCTCATGCGTCAATTGCGCCCCCGGGATGAAGATAAACCCCTAGGATTATTGCAAAATAATCCCCAACAGGCACTGATAGAAGGCTAA
- the cdd gene encoding cytidine deaminase has product MTLSDQERQQLCDTAREVAKLSYSPYSRFRVGAAVLTNKKIYAGTNVENASYGLSLCAERATLAQIIAAGDREVRAIAIACIDGVDKDDISQLTPCGACRQWMAELAPKAEIIICGTQQNYRFNLSDLLPFSFRF; this is encoded by the coding sequence ATGACCCTATCTGACCAAGAAAGACAACAACTCTGTGACACTGCTCGGGAAGTGGCGAAACTTTCCTATTCTCCCTATTCCCGTTTTCGGGTGGGGGCAGCGGTCTTGACAAATAAAAAGATTTATGCTGGTACTAATGTAGAGAACGCTAGTTATGGCTTGAGTTTGTGCGCGGAAAGGGCAACTTTAGCGCAAATAATCGCGGCGGGCGATCGAGAAGTACGGGCGATCGCTATAGCCTGTATCGATGGGGTGGACAAGGATGATATTAGTCAGTTAACTCCCTGCGGAGCCTGTCGTCAATGGATGGCCGAATTAGCGCCGAAAGCAGAGATTATTATCTGTGGAACCCAGCAAAATTATCGTTTTAATCTCTCGGATTTACTGCCTTTTTCCTTTCGTTTTTAA
- a CDS encoding peroxidase family protein — MPNPNFDSVIDTFTIDDLFFLRYQYRVYKEWNNDPRLAVLPGFNPGVTGAKATSGIRFVDGTDQLRYQVGGGITPTTAPYPLSTTDPKFMAGGTGTLFRRLTSQSFTQATGGFTINFQTGAVVYDQNYTLDYSLRGYANPSNPDIFDASPRLISNLVSNQSGKTALQVLDDPYAKEWTQAGTQAGKRVSQKNNTRHETILTGGNGVNGSNTGNPLPNSGFFALFGQYNDHGMDFLAKGKDGSLLIPLLPGDSLYNPGSPTNFMALSRTNTVQVEIGEGSRDALVAELGLAGYSRPSQWDVDNENAAIGTSFTGTSGGTLVLNEQLIVINAGATLNDVVATINSKAAFTGVVASTTTNGSSQSVLKLTPRNGESINQTSAFLDLNQVYGSVESHAIFMREYKGNGELTGRLLTDPQNSTARWFDLKKNAERIGLTLRDRDVLSVPLVEIIPQGQPNAGRYAFVVLDKVSGQKSYVFDTAAVTSNQVLAKAGSAFLIDLASDWKGSPQPAGSDPFKANGDLKDPSRLNQHAVGGDGRLNENIGLTAMHEIFVTTHNNILSQIQANLAQNAGNNGNNQALSGQELFEIAKLANENFYQHHVLQEYARRITPNLGAFAGPNAGNNNNAGFNASILAEFASSAFRFGHSQLTETVALTSVNQQTGLANPGGQMDIPLLQAFLAPQLYTRDTAGQIAAGMSQQVGNATDEFITNTLQNALVGLPLDLGALNIARGLDTGITPLNEARRQIQTYLRGVRTSPDGTTGLVQANNAIDANLAALEANLRPYISWKDFGAHLLHPESLKTFIMAYARDAILSGYSGNADLSYWNQLQASPAPGAAATYAAALSAAADLAMGDDAFMGLLYSGSSTDALNPAAPVNTPSGNQDFQKISLWLGGLAEAKTPGGMLGPTHDFIYAYQMQQLQRGDEAYYLSKLAATDLVEEIKGKTVADMVMAATGVKHLYHKIFAVNDADYERSLQSFNTYSSEALLLGATQTVVDITGTQRLVGRAGYVNGVLVGNGGNYLDARGVFSPNGEGKASELFGGTSGADQFKGLGGDDCMWGDAGADTFWAGDDNDFVDGGEGDDTIYGENGFDMLRGDAGKDQMYGGTGNDDMYGGEGNDSLFGEDGADDLNGGNGDDVVSGSLGNDLVKGQAGNDTLIGGQGNDIITGGGGNDLFTFNEAPGLNGVDQLRDFTSGVDKLVFDKIVYAGLSGSTLTAAQLRAEAGATVATTANQRFIYNLSNGDLFFDPDGTGVVAATQIANLNRFNPAFPSDVASANAVFPNLVSSDFFLM, encoded by the coding sequence ATGCCAAATCCCAATTTCGATTCGGTGATTGATACGTTCACAATCGACGATCTGTTTTTTCTCCGTTATCAATATCGCGTCTACAAGGAATGGAACAACGATCCCCGTCTCGCCGTTCTGCCTGGCTTCAATCCGGGTGTGACGGGTGCCAAGGCCACCAGTGGCATCCGCTTTGTCGATGGCACGGATCAATTGCGTTACCAGGTGGGTGGCGGCATCACCCCCACCACGGCACCCTACCCCTTGTCCACCACAGATCCGAAATTCATGGCTGGGGGGACGGGCACGCTGTTTCGCCGTCTCACCAGCCAGAGCTTCACGCAAGCCACGGGTGGTTTCACGATCAACTTCCAGACGGGAGCGGTCGTCTACGACCAAAACTATACGCTTGATTACAGCCTTCGCGGCTATGCCAATCCCAGCAATCCCGACATCTTCGATGCCAGCCCCAGGCTGATCAGCAATCTGGTTTCCAATCAAAGCGGCAAGACAGCGCTGCAGGTGTTGGATGATCCCTACGCCAAGGAGTGGACCCAGGCCGGCACCCAGGCTGGCAAGCGGGTGAGCCAGAAAAACAACACCCGCCATGAAACCATTCTCACCGGTGGCAATGGGGTGAATGGCTCCAATACTGGAAATCCCCTGCCGAATTCAGGCTTTTTCGCCCTGTTTGGCCAATACAACGACCACGGCATGGATTTTCTCGCCAAGGGCAAGGATGGCAGCCTGCTGATCCCCCTGCTCCCTGGAGACAGCCTTTACAACCCTGGCTCGCCCACCAACTTCATGGCTCTCTCCCGCACCAACACGGTGCAGGTGGAGATCGGCGAGGGCAGCCGCGATGCCCTGGTGGCGGAGCTAGGCCTAGCGGGCTACAGCCGCCCCAGCCAATGGGATGTGGACAATGAGAACGCCGCCATCGGCACCAGCTTCACTGGCACCAGTGGGGGGACCTTGGTGCTCAATGAGCAGCTGATCGTGATCAATGCGGGCGCCACCCTCAACGATGTGGTGGCCACCATCAACAGCAAGGCGGCCTTCACCGGCGTGGTTGCCTCCACCACCACCAACGGCAGCAGCCAGAGCGTGCTGAAGCTCACCCCACGCAATGGCGAGAGCATCAACCAAACCTCCGCCTTTCTTGATCTCAACCAGGTCTATGGCTCGGTGGAGAGCCATGCCATTTTCATGCGGGAATACAAGGGCAATGGCGAACTCACGGGCCGGCTGCTCACCGATCCGCAAAACTCCACCGCCCGCTGGTTTGACCTGAAAAAGAATGCCGAGCGCATTGGCCTTACTTTGCGCGATCGCGATGTGCTGTCTGTGCCCCTGGTGGAGATCATCCCCCAAGGCCAGCCCAATGCGGGGCGCTATGCCTTTGTGGTGCTCGACAAGGTGTCGGGGCAGAAGAGCTACGTCTTTGATACGGCGGCCGTCACCTCCAATCAGGTGCTGGCCAAGGCCGGTTCAGCCTTTCTGATCGATCTGGCCAGTGACTGGAAAGGCTCTCCCCAGCCTGCTGGCAGCGATCCCTTCAAAGCCAACGGTGATCTGAAGGATCCCTCTCGGCTGAATCAACACGCTGTGGGCGGAGATGGGCGCCTGAATGAAAATATTGGTCTCACGGCAATGCATGAGATCTTTGTCACAACCCACAACAATATCCTGTCTCAGATTCAGGCCAATCTCGCCCAAAATGCCGGAAACAATGGTAATAACCAGGCCCTTTCCGGACAAGAGCTGTTTGAAATCGCCAAGCTGGCCAATGAAAACTTCTACCAACACCATGTGTTGCAGGAGTACGCGCGGCGCATTACCCCCAACCTGGGTGCATTCGCCGGTCCCAATGCGGGCAACAACAACAACGCCGGCTTCAATGCCAGCATCTTGGCGGAATTCGCCTCCAGCGCCTTTCGCTTCGGCCATTCCCAGCTCACCGAAACCGTGGCCCTCACCTCGGTGAACCAGCAAACGGGCCTGGCTAACCCCGGCGGGCAGATGGACATCCCGCTGCTGCAGGCCTTTCTCGCCCCCCAGCTCTACACGCGCGACACGGCAGGGCAGATCGCCGCGGGGATGAGCCAGCAGGTGGGCAACGCCACCGATGAATTCATCACCAACACCCTTCAAAACGCCCTGGTAGGCCTCCCCTTGGATCTGGGTGCCCTCAACATCGCCCGCGGCCTGGATACCGGCATCACGCCCCTCAATGAGGCCCGTCGCCAGATTCAAACCTACCTTCGTGGCGTGCGCACCTCTCCAGATGGGACCACCGGGTTGGTGCAGGCCAACAATGCCATTGACGCCAACCTGGCGGCCCTGGAGGCCAACCTGCGGCCCTATATCAGCTGGAAGGATTTTGGAGCCCATCTGCTTCATCCCGAATCGTTGAAGACGTTCATCATGGCCTACGCCCGCGATGCCATCCTCAGCGGCTATTCGGGCAATGCCGATCTCTCCTATTGGAATCAACTGCAAGCCAGTCCGGCTCCCGGCGCGGCAGCCACCTACGCCGCCGCCCTCTCCGCTGCGGCGGATTTGGCCATGGGGGATGACGCCTTCATGGGCCTGCTCTACAGCGGCAGCAGCACGGATGCCCTCAATCCCGCAGCGCCCGTGAACACGCCCAGCGGCAACCAGGACTTCCAAAAGATCTCCCTCTGGCTGGGTGGATTGGCAGAGGCCAAAACCCCTGGCGGTATGCTTGGCCCCACCCATGATTTCATCTATGCCTACCAGATGCAGCAACTGCAGCGGGGTGATGAGGCCTACTACCTGAGCAAGCTGGCTGCCACGGATCTGGTGGAGGAAATCAAGGGGAAGACGGTGGCCGACATGGTAATGGCCGCCACGGGAGTGAAGCATCTCTACCACAAGATCTTTGCGGTGAATGATGCTGATTATGAGCGATCCCTGCAGAGCTTCAACACCTATTCTTCTGAAGCTTTATTGCTTGGGGCCACTCAGACGGTGGTTGATATCACCGGAACTCAACGGTTGGTGGGCAGGGCTGGCTATGTGAATGGCGTGCTTGTCGGCAATGGTGGCAACTACCTTGATGCCCGCGGCGTGTTCAGTCCCAACGGGGAGGGCAAGGCCAGCGAGCTCTTTGGCGGCACCAGCGGCGCCGATCAATTCAAGGGCTTGGGTGGGGATGACTGCATGTGGGGCGATGCAGGCGCGGACACCTTCTGGGCCGGCGATGACAATGACTTTGTCGATGGCGGTGAAGGGGATGACACGATCTACGGTGAAAACGGCTTTGATATGTTGCGTGGGGATGCCGGCAAAGATCAGATGTATGGCGGCACCGGCAACGACGATATGTATGGCGGAGAGGGGAACGACAGCCTCTTCGGTGAGGATGGTGCCGATGATCTCAACGGCGGCAATGGCGACGACGTTGTCAGCGGCAGCCTCGGCAATGATCTGGTGAAGGGACAGGCTGGTAACGACACCCTCATCGGCGGCCAGGGGAACGACATCATCACAGGGGGTGGAGGAAACGATCTCTTCACCTTCAACGAAGCCCCAGGCCTCAATGGGGTGGATCAGCTGCGGGACTTCACCTCCGGTGTGGACAAACTGGTCTTCGACAAGATCGTCTACGCAGGCCTGAGCGGCTCCACCCTCACCGCGGCCCAGCTGCGGGCGGAGGCCGGGGCCACGGTGGCCACTACGGCGAACCAACGCTTCATCTACAACCTCTCCAACGGTGATCTGTTCTTTGATCCCGACGGCACCGGCGTTGTCGCGGCCACGCAGATCGCCAACCTGAACCGCTTCAATCCGGCCTTCCCCTCGGATGTGGCGTCGGCCAACGCGGTCTTCCCCAACCTGGTCAGCAGCGATTTCTTCCTGATGTGA
- the psbZ gene encoding photosystem II reaction center protein PsbZ, with translation MSIVFQFFLIALVLFSLLMVIGVPVAYASPQNWDQSKPLLYVGSAIWAILVVAVAILNFLVI, from the coding sequence ATGTCTATTGTCTTTCAATTTTTTCTCATTGCCCTAGTTTTATTTTCCTTGCTAATGGTGATTGGTGTCCCCGTTGCCTATGCTTCCCCCCAAAACTGGGACCAATCGAAACCCCTTCTCTATGTGGGTTCGGCAATTTGGGCGATTTTAGTCGTTGCCGTCGCTATTTTAAACTTTTTAGTGATTTAG
- a CDS encoding DUF4870 domain-containing protein produces the protein MVMSEDLTKKRLLSVACHASIFLSATLVSVGIPLAIYFISDDGTVKENAKEALNFHLNMWLYYLIAGILVWVLIGYLLLPILAVVNIVLPILAILQVWKDAYKVFRYPFIFRVL, from the coding sequence ATGGTCATGAGTGAAGATTTAACCAAAAAAAGACTCCTATCCGTGGCTTGTCATGCCTCGATCTTTTTGAGTGCTACGCTGGTATCGGTGGGGATTCCCTTAGCTATTTATTTCATTTCTGATGATGGAACGGTGAAGGAAAACGCCAAAGAAGCTTTAAACTTTCACCTGAATATGTGGTTATACTACCTAATTGCCGGGATTCTAGTTTGGGTTTTAATCGGTTATTTGCTCTTACCGATTCTTGCTGTGGTGAATATTGTTCTCCCCATTCTTGCTATCCTGCAAGTCTGGAAAGATGCCTATAAGGTTTTCCGTTATCCTTTTATTTTCCGGGTTCTGTAA
- a CDS encoding CBS domain-containing protein, producing the protein MDLILCHQTADFDALGAAVGLSLLKAGSRIVLTGGAHPTVREFLALHRDEFALIELRSVNPDRIRSLIVVDNQWRERLGKASQWLDLGHLQAIELYDHHLDSESDIHASSVHLEAVGATTTLIVEALQKAHIQPNSMAATVMALGIHVDTGSLTFAGSTPRDAYALAWLMTYGANIKTIAQYCQPSFSPRLQELFSLAWENLEIKTIHGRKIAHVLLHTADFIPGLSSVAERLLELSDSDALLFGHSYSKNEEDNSRQRLTVIGRSRIDGVNLYQLFSPYNGGGHAQAASVSFRDVQPVQQLNQLLGDLIAQIPPPPTARDLMSSPVRTIRPDTSISQAERILFRYGHSGLSVVDEQDRLVGVISRRDLDLALHHGFSHSPVKGYMTCNPKTITPDTSLQEIESLMVTYDLGRLPVLENGQLVGIVTRTDVLRQIHQNERVRFEGVALVSCLLPTIKERLEPVLWSFLQAAAAAAQKRGWHLYLVGGAVRDLLLAAERDTLLLQDIDLVVDGCHRAADVGAGVELANCLQEIYPGARLSIHGEFQTAALLWHKDERFGSLWVDIATARTEFYPYPASNPQVEASSIRQDLYRRDFTINALAIRLTSPKEGELLDFFGGMLDLRAQQIRVLHANSFIEDPTRIYRAVRFATRLGFVIEPLTESYIRYAIESGVYDRSRQQNQNAPALQSRLKAELNYILEADYWESALEKLAELGALHCLHGDLSLNQALWRQLRSLSRWLDCLSLELPVNAWLMRLELLIASLAVGERIAIANNLQLPKDSVERLQKLEVMEREISNNFAYARPVSQIVSFFNGYKVPSLLLVAMRSQTRMRALIWQYLTKWSQIEAPIDGNDLKALGYQPGPQFKSLLAAVLGATLDGIVSNKSEAMAFIARLTRAC; encoded by the coding sequence ATGGATTTAATTTTATGTCATCAAACGGCGGATTTTGACGCTTTGGGGGCAGCGGTGGGTTTATCGTTGCTGAAAGCGGGTAGTCGCATTGTGTTAACGGGGGGAGCGCACCCAACAGTAAGGGAATTTTTGGCCCTGCATCGGGATGAATTCGCTTTAATTGAACTGCGTAGTGTCAATCCGGACCGTATTCGCTCTTTAATTGTCGTTGATAATCAGTGGCGGGAGCGTCTGGGAAAAGCCTCCCAGTGGCTAGATTTAGGGCATTTACAGGCGATCGAATTGTATGATCATCATTTAGATAGTGAAAGTGATATTCATGCCTCTAGCGTCCATTTAGAGGCAGTGGGAGCTACCACGACTTTAATTGTCGAAGCTTTACAAAAAGCCCATATTCAACCAAACTCGATGGCAGCGACGGTAATGGCGCTCGGTATTCACGTTGACACGGGTTCCCTGACTTTTGCCGGTAGTACCCCCAGGGATGCCTATGCTTTGGCCTGGTTAATGACCTATGGTGCTAACATTAAAACGATCGCCCAATACTGTCAACCGAGTTTTTCCCCCCGCTTACAGGAGTTATTTAGCCTTGCTTGGGAAAATCTGGAGATTAAAACGATCCATGGCCGTAAAATCGCCCATGTTCTTCTCCATACTGCCGATTTTATCCCCGGTTTGTCTAGTGTGGCCGAGCGCCTACTGGAATTATCCGATAGTGATGCGCTACTTTTCGGCCATAGTTATAGTAAAAACGAGGAAGATAATTCCCGACAGCGTTTAACTGTGATTGGTCGCTCTAGGATCGATGGGGTGAATCTATATCAGCTTTTTTCCCCCTATAACGGCGGTGGTCATGCTCAGGCCGCTTCGGTGAGTTTTCGCGATGTTCAGCCAGTTCAACAGTTAAATCAACTACTGGGGGACTTAATTGCTCAAATTCCTCCTCCTCCCACCGCTAGGGATTTAATGTCTTCTCCGGTGCGGACAATTCGTCCCGATACTTCCATATCTCAAGCCGAGCGCATCCTTTTTCGTTACGGCCATTCGGGGTTATCAGTGGTAGATGAGCAGGATCGCTTAGTTGGGGTGATTTCTCGTCGTGACCTCGATTTAGCTCTCCATCACGGCTTTTCTCACTCTCCCGTGAAGGGATACATGACTTGTAATCCGAAAACTATTACCCCGGACACTTCTCTTCAGGAAATCGAGTCGCTGATGGTAACGTATGATTTGGGGCGTTTACCTGTACTAGAAAACGGGCAGTTAGTCGGTATCGTCACTCGTACAGATGTATTAAGACAGATTCATCAAAATGAGCGGGTGCGTTTTGAAGGGGTTGCTTTGGTTTCCTGTCTTTTACCGACGATTAAAGAGCGTTTAGAGCCGGTTTTATGGTCATTCCTGCAAGCTGCCGCCGCTGCCGCTCAAAAACGCGGTTGGCATCTCTATCTGGTTGGGGGTGCGGTGCGCGATTTATTGTTAGCGGCAGAAAGGGATACTTTATTGTTACAGGATATCGATTTAGTGGTGGATGGCTGCCATCGCGCCGCCGATGTGGGTGCGGGGGTAGAATTGGCTAATTGTTTACAGGAAATTTATCCGGGGGCCCGGTTATCGATTCACGGGGAATTTCAGACGGCGGCTTTGTTATGGCACAAAGATGAGCGTTTTGGCTCGTTATGGGTGGATATCGCCACGGCACGCACGGAATTCTATCCCTATCCTGCCAGCAATCCCCAAGTGGAGGCTAGTTCGATTCGACAGGATTTGTATAGAAGGGATTTTACGATTAATGCTCTGGCAATTCGCCTAACTTCGCCGAAAGAGGGGGAATTACTCGACTTTTTTGGCGGTATGTTGGATTTACGCGCCCAACAAATCCGGGTTTTACACGCTAATAGTTTTATCGAGGATCCGACGCGCATCTATCGAGCGGTGCGTTTTGCCACTCGGTTAGGATTTGTTATTGAACCCTTGACAGAAAGCTATATTAGGTATGCGATCGAAAGTGGAGTTTATGATCGCTCACGGCAACAAAATCAGAATGCACCTGCTTTACAGTCCCGTTTAAAAGCGGAGTTGAATTATATTTTAGAGGCGGATTACTGGGAAAGTGCCTTAGAAAAGTTGGCTGAGTTGGGGGCTTTGCACTGTTTACACGGGGATTTAAGTTTAAATCAGGCTTTATGGCGACAATTGCGCTCTCTCAGTCGTTGGTTAGATTGTTTAAGTCTGGAATTGCCGGTGAATGCCTGGTTAATGCGGTTGGAATTATTAATCGCTTCTCTGGCTGTGGGGGAAAGAATAGCGATCGCTAATAATTTACAATTGCCCAAAGATAGTGTGGAGCGTTTACAAAAACTAGAAGTTATGGAAAGGGAGATTAGCAATAATTTTGCTTATGCTCGACCCGTTAGTCAAATTGTCAGCTTTTTCAATGGTTATAAGGTTCCTAGTTTGTTACTGGTGGCGATGCGGAGTCAGACTAGGATGCGGGCTTTAATCTGGCAATATTTAACTAAATGGTCGCAGATCGAGGCTCCTATCGACGGCAATGACCTAAAAGCTTTGGGTTATCAACCGGGTCCCCAGTTTAAATCGTTACTTGCGGCAGTCTTGGGGGCAACTTTAGATGGAATAGTCAGCAATAAAAGCGAGGCTATGGCTTTTATTGCTAGATTAACTCGGGCTTGCTGA
- the pheS gene encoding phenylalanine--tRNA ligase subunit alpha, whose amino-acid sequence MSLSPHPIETALKTLAGKAENSIEQTTTLEDLEQLRVNYLGKKGELSQILREMGKLTPEERPRLGAIANEVKELVQSLLESRRESLQNAQIKAKLAAETLDVTLPALSRPLGRIHPLNSTVDRMIDIFVGLGYTIATGPQVETDYYNFEALNIPADHPARDMQDTFFLRDGRLLRTHTSPVQIRYMESHEPPIRIVAPGRVYRRDTVDATHSAVFHQVELLAVDRGLTFTDLKGTIKEFLKQMFGADLPVKFRASYFPFTEPSAEVDVQWKGKWLEVMGCGMVDPNVLKAVGYDPQIYTGFAAGFGVERFAMVLHEIDDIRRCYNSDIRFLRQF is encoded by the coding sequence ATGAGTTTATCCCCCCATCCGATCGAAACTGCCCTAAAAACCCTGGCAGGGAAAGCGGAAAATTCCATCGAACAAACAACAACCCTAGAAGACTTAGAACAGCTAAGGGTGAATTATCTCGGTAAGAAAGGAGAATTATCGCAGATTTTACGCGAAATGGGCAAATTAACCCCCGAAGAGAGACCGCGCCTCGGTGCGATCGCTAATGAGGTAAAAGAATTAGTACAATCGCTGCTGGAATCCCGGCGAGAAAGTCTCCAGAATGCCCAAATTAAGGCGAAATTAGCGGCGGAAACCCTCGATGTCACCCTACCTGCTCTTAGCCGTCCTTTAGGGCGAATTCACCCCTTAAATAGCACAGTTGATCGCATGATCGATATTTTCGTCGGTCTGGGTTACACCATCGCCACTGGGCCGCAGGTAGAAACCGATTATTATAATTTTGAGGCTTTAAATATCCCTGCTGACCATCCGGCCCGGGATATGCAGGATACTTTTTTCTTGAGGGATGGTCGTTTATTGCGGACCCATACCTCTCCGGTGCAGATTCGCTACATGGAAAGTCACGAACCCCCGATTCGGATTGTGGCCCCGGGCCGTGTTTATCGTCGCGATACCGTGGATGCAACCCATTCTGCGGTTTTCCATCAAGTGGAATTATTAGCGGTGGACCGGGGATTAACCTTTACGGATTTGAAAGGAACAATTAAAGAATTTCTTAAGCAAATGTTTGGGGCTGATTTACCGGTTAAATTCCGCGCTTCCTACTTCCCTTTTACCGAACCCTCGGCCGAGGTAGATGTGCAGTGGAAAGGCAAATGGTTGGAGGTGATGGGCTGTGGTATGGTGGATCCCAATGTCTTAAAAGCAGTCGGTTATGACCCCCAAATCTATACGGGTTTTGCTGCCGGTTTTGGTGTGGAAAGATTTGCTATGGTATTACATGAGATAGACGATATTCGCCGTTGTTATAATAGTGATATCCGCTTTCTCCGCCAATTTTAG